DNA sequence from the Pedobacter sp. W3I1 genome:
GAATCGCACATATGGGCGATATGAAAAAAGTAGGCAGGGTAGGTGGCAAAGCACTGTTATATTTCGAAATTGTAAGCACAGTAGCTATTGCAATTGGTTTATTGGTGGCCAATGTTTTAAAGCCAGGTGCCGGCATGATTGCTAAGGCTGGCGATGCTACGAAAATCGTAGGTTATGCCGAGCAGGCAAAAGATATGAACTGGGCAGAATTCTTTCTGCACATTATCCCACATAATGTTATTGCTGCTTTTGCAGAAGGCAACATTTTGCAGATTTTGCTGTTTGCCATTCTTTTTGGTTATGGCCTGAATAAATTGGGTGGAGAGGGAACAAGCTTGTTAAACGCCTTTGATAAAATATCGAAAGTACTCTTCAGGATTATGAAAGTGATTATGCGTTTAGCGCCAATCGGTGCTTTCGGCGGGATGGCTTTCAGCATTGGTACCCATGGACTGGAAAGTATAGTTGGAATGGCCAAACTAATGGGTTCGGTTTATTTAACCTGCCTCTTGTTTATTTTCGTGGTTTTAAATGGAATTTGCCGCTACTATAACTTTAGCTTATGGGCTTACCTGAAGTATATCCGTCAGGAAATTTTAATTGTACTGGGTACCTCTTCGTCAGAATCAGCTTTGCCGAGTATGATGCAAAAAATGGAAGCCATTGGGTGTGATAAATCAGTTGTTGGCTTGGTTATTCCCACCGGCTATTCATTTAACCTTGATGGAACGGCAATTTATCTGGCCATGGCGGTAATATTTCTTTGCCAGGTTTTTCATGTCGATTTATCATTAGGACAGCAGATCACCGTTTTAGGCGTGCTCATGGTTACTTCTAAAGGTGCCGCAGGGGTGACGGGAAGTGGTTTTATCGTTTTGGTATCAACCCTAACTGCTTTAAAAATTATGCCGATAGAACATATTTCAATATTAATCGGTGTAGATCGTTTTATGAGTGAAGCCAGGGCGATAACCAATGTAATCGGAAACGGAGTAGCCACTATTGTAATTGCTAAAAGTGAAAACCAGTTTGATGAGCAGAAGTATTTAAAAGCTATTCAACCCGCGATGATAGAAAAAGCAGAGGAAGTTTAGTTTGGAGTTGAGTGTTTGGAGTAAGGAGTTCAGGGAGCCGATTTTTCGAAAATTTCAAAACATGGAAGCCGTTTGTCTTGTATTGAGCATAAATAATTTCTAGGTTTAGGAAATGAAAGGATAGTATTTCATAGGTACTATAGTCCCGCCATCCGCTTTATCCCGATTGAAAAAAATCGGGATGCTCGCTTCTGTCGGGTTTAGCTAACAGGGTTGTTTTTCCAGGCACCAGCCTAGGTTAAATAAACCTGATTAAACGGACGCCAATTTCCTTCAAAATTGGCTGGAGAGAAAGCAGGACTGAATAAGCCAAAAAATCAGAACCCTACATTTCCTAATAATCGTTGTTTTTAGCCTATGAAAAAACCTTCTACCCTCAACCTTCCCGCCTTCAACCTTTTTATTTGGTTTTTGAAACAAATTCAAAGTGGCAATCGCTTTATTTTTGCGCTTGGTAACTCCAAACTAAAAACTCCGAACTCCCAATTAATTAACTATCTTTGCAGCAGAAACATGCACACAGCTTGTTTAATTAATCCATAACACATTGGCTCAAGAAGAACAAAATAACCGCAAAGAAAAAAGCGAGTTACACCCACGCAACAAACACCGTTCGCGTTACAATTTCAAACAACTTACCGCAACCTCAAAAGAATTAAAACGTTTCGTTTTTAAAAACGAACACAATGATGATTCTATCGATTTTGCAGATCAAAATGCCGTTAAAGCGCTTAACAGGGCGTTGTTAAAGTATTTTTATAACATTTCGCAGTGGGATATTCCTGCTGATTTTCTTTGTCCACCTATTCCGGGCCGGGCCGATTATATCCACTATGTTGCCGACCTGTTAGGATCAAGCAATAAAGGTAAAAACCCTAAAGGAGCAAATATCAATGTATTGGATATTGGTGTAGGTGCCAACTGTATTTACCCAATCATCGGTCACCAGGAATATGGCTGGAATTTCGTCGGAACTGAGATCGATCCACTTTCGGTTGATTCGGCAAAACGTATTATCGAAGCCAATAAACCCTTACAGGGAGCGGTAGAAATCCGTCAGCAATCTTCAAAAATGGGTATTTTTAGAGGTGTTGTAGGTGGTAAAGAAAGGTTCGATGCTGTGGTTTGCAACCCACCGTTTCATGCTTCTTTAAAAGAGGCAGAGCAGGGTACCCGTCAGAAATGGCGTAACCTGGGTGGTAAGGAAAAAGAAGTAAAGCATGTATTAAACTTTGGAGGTAACAAAGCCGAACTTTGGTGCCCGGGGGGCGAGCGTGCTTTTGTAGAGCAAATGATTATTCAGAGCGAGCAGATCAAAAATCAGGTGTTATGGTTTACCTCATTGGTATCAAAAAGTGCCAATTTAAAAAGTATCTATAGCGCATTGGTTAAAGCAAATGCTTTTGAGGTAACCACCGTTCAAATGAGCCAGGGACAAAAAATAAGCCGTTTCGTGGCATGGACTTTCCATGACGAAGCTGCACAGGCCGAATGGGTAAAAACCTGGAAAACTGAGGCAAAACCAAAAGCAGATAGCCCTAAAATAGAAAGTCCTAAGTCTTAAGTCAACAGTCTTTAGTCTAATAAATACTAAATCAAAGCCGGATGAACAATTAAAGTTAGTCCGGCTTTCTGCGTTAGTTGGTTGCGAGGTTAATCGGGATTTGCAATCCCGATTCAAGAGCTAAGGATTTGTAATCCTTGTAGGTGGATTGTAAATCCACAGTCCAAGGGGCGGGAAAACATTTCCCGACCAACCTATGAATATAAATTCTTTAGGCGGGTTGTAAAGAGCAATAGTAATTAACCGCCTAAACTGTCAAGCTTTTTAAAAAAGAGGTACTGCGAGTATAGAACTGTTTACTGAAATTGTAAACTGTCAACTGAAAACTAACTCGTTTTGGCCTCAAAAATATAT
Encoded proteins:
- the dctA gene encoding C4-dicarboxylate transporter DctA, which encodes MTRIEFVKKVFANLTFQVLLAIIIGIYVGAYFPGFAPTAKLISQGFINLISMLIAPIIFFTIVLGIAHMGDMKKVGRVGGKALLYFEIVSTVAIAIGLLVANVLKPGAGMIAKAGDATKIVGYAEQAKDMNWAEFFLHIIPHNVIAAFAEGNILQILLFAILFGYGLNKLGGEGTSLLNAFDKISKVLFRIMKVIMRLAPIGAFGGMAFSIGTHGLESIVGMAKLMGSVYLTCLLFIFVVLNGICRYYNFSLWAYLKYIRQEILIVLGTSSSESALPSMMQKMEAIGCDKSVVGLVIPTGYSFNLDGTAIYLAMAVIFLCQVFHVDLSLGQQITVLGVLMVTSKGAAGVTGSGFIVLVSTLTALKIMPIEHISILIGVDRFMSEARAITNVIGNGVATIVIAKSENQFDEQKYLKAIQPAMIEKAEEV
- the rlmF gene encoding 23S rRNA (adenine(1618)-N(6))-methyltransferase RlmF, translating into MAQEEQNNRKEKSELHPRNKHRSRYNFKQLTATSKELKRFVFKNEHNDDSIDFADQNAVKALNRALLKYFYNISQWDIPADFLCPPIPGRADYIHYVADLLGSSNKGKNPKGANINVLDIGVGANCIYPIIGHQEYGWNFVGTEIDPLSVDSAKRIIEANKPLQGAVEIRQQSSKMGIFRGVVGGKERFDAVVCNPPFHASLKEAEQGTRQKWRNLGGKEKEVKHVLNFGGNKAELWCPGGERAFVEQMIIQSEQIKNQVLWFTSLVSKSANLKSIYSALVKANAFEVTTVQMSQGQKISRFVAWTFHDEAAQAEWVKTWKTEAKPKADSPKIESPKS